The window GGCTCGTAATCAAACCCTTCCTGATCCACATGATTATAATGAAGCGGAAACCCGTAAGTATATTATTGATCTTTTGTTACAAGAGGCGGGTTGGAATCCAGGCCAGAAAGAGGTGCAGGAATACGAAGTCGAAGGGATGCCTTATGGAACCGGAAAAGGTTATGTCGATTATGTATTGTGGGGCGATAATGGACTGCCTTTAGCCGTTGTGGAAGCCAAAAAAACCACCAAAGACGCAACCGCCGGGAAACACCAGGCTAAACTCTATGCGGACTGTCTTGAAAAAATGAAGGGACAACGTCCTGTTATCTTTTATACAAATGGCTATGAAACCTACTTGTGGGACGACTTGAATTACCCTCCTCGTCTGGTGCAAGGGTTTTATAAAAAGGATGAATTAGGACGCTTGATCGAAGCCCGTCAAAATCGAAAAAGTCTATCCAAGGCTCCCATCAATAAAAATATATCCGGTCGTTATTACCAGGAAGCAGCTATCCGCTACATTACGGAGAGTTTTGAACATAAAAACCGGAAAGCCTTGCTGGTGATGGCAACAGGCACAGGCAAAACACGCACCGTCATTTCACTCATTGAGTTGTTACAAAAACAGGGATGGGTCAAAAACGTGCTCTTTTTAGCGGATCGCAACGCACTCCTCCATCAAGCCAAACAAGCTTTTGCGGAACACCTGCCTCATTCAACGGCAACCATCATTTCCTCTTCGGATACCCAGATCCCCAATCGGATTTGCCTATCGACCTATCAGACGATGATCCACCGAATTGATGAAGCCAAAATGGAAGGGAGCAAATTGTTCAGCCCCGGTCATTTTGAGCTTCTGGTGATTGACGAAGCTCATCGTTCTATTTATCGAAAATATAAAGCCATCTTTGATTATTTTGATTCCTTATTGGTGGGACTGACCGCAACCCCTAAAGACGAAGTGGACAGGAACACGTACTCGCTATTTGACCTGGAATCTGGAGTTCCGACTTATGCTTATGAGTCTGAACAAGCCTGGCAAGATGGCTTTCTGGTTCCCCCCAAAGCCTTCAGTGTTCCCTTGAAGTTTCATCGGGAGGGCATCAAATATGCTGAACTTTCGGAGGAAGAAAAAGAAGACTATGAAATGACCTTTGAGAATGAGGAAACGGGAGAACTCCCCGAATCCATTGATTCCTCCGCCCTGAATCAATGGTTGTTTAATGAAGATACCGTGGATAAGGTACTCAAACACCTGATGGAAAACGGTATCAAAGTGGAAGGCGGAGATCGCTTGGGAAAGACTGTGATTTTTGCAAAAAACCATAAACATGCGGAATTTATTCAGAAACGGTTTGACGCAAACTATCCTCACTTGATGGGACATTTCACCGCCGTAATTGACAACTACAACAGTTACGCTCAATCCTTGATTGATTCCTTCAAGGTTGAAAAAAGTCCAACGATTGCTGTCAGCGTGGACATGATGGATACGGGGATTGATGTGCCTGAAATTGTCAACCTGGTGTTTTTCAAGATGGTACGATCCAAAAGCAAGTTTACGCAGATGATTGGGCGAGGGACTCGTCTGTGTCATGATTTGTTTGGGTTGGGTGTCGATAAAACCCATTTTCTGATCTTTGATTATTGTGAGAACTTTGAATTCTTTCAACAAACCCCTGAAGGCGTCAAACCGTCCAAACAAGTCAGTTTATCCGATTCCATTTTTATCAAACGTTTAAAAATTGCCCACAAACTCAGCCAAGCGGAAGATCCTCAACAAAAGGAATTGCGAACCCAAATCCTGAATATTCTGCACCATGAAATCGCCCACATGAACAAACAAAACTGCATTGT of the SAR324 cluster bacterium genome contains:
- a CDS encoding DEAD/DEAH box helicase family protein, with product MSNFAFLAKEWSELLETAQEAEKNVYLAPRTCCFYSRFTLERAVKWLYKHDPDLHQPYDDNLSALIHEQTFKDNLRPDLFPKIKTIHKIGNLAVHSSRPIGHNESVHVLRELHHFLYWLYRDYTGETSPTNVIFDQALLPQAQPASDLTLKQLKELDEKRKQQEAEIEAKKVELLLQEAHRKAELQEKEALLQKTEEEKKSLLKKLLEYEEKERKQQVEENKARNQTLPDPHDYNEAETRKYIIDLLLQEAGWNPGQKEVQEYEVEGMPYGTGKGYVDYVLWGDNGLPLAVVEAKKTTKDATAGKHQAKLYADCLEKMKGQRPVIFYTNGYETYLWDDLNYPPRLVQGFYKKDELGRLIEARQNRKSLSKAPINKNISGRYYQEAAIRYITESFEHKNRKALLVMATGTGKTRTVISLIELLQKQGWVKNVLFLADRNALLHQAKQAFAEHLPHSTATIISSSDTQIPNRICLSTYQTMIHRIDEAKMEGSKLFSPGHFELLVIDEAHRSIYRKYKAIFDYFDSLLVGLTATPKDEVDRNTYSLFDLESGVPTYAYESEQAWQDGFLVPPKAFSVPLKFHREGIKYAELSEEEKEDYEMTFENEETGELPESIDSSALNQWLFNEDTVDKVLKHLMENGIKVEGGDRLGKTVIFAKNHKHAEFIQKRFDANYPHLMGHFTAVIDNYNSYAQSLIDSFKVEKSPTIAVSVDMMDTGIDVPEIVNLVFFKMVRSKSKFTQMIGRGTRLCHDLFGLGVDKTHFLIFDYCENFEFFQQTPEGVKPSKQVSLSDSIFIKRLKIAHKLSQAEDPQQKELRTQILNILHHEIAHMNKQNCIVRPKLKFVEKYDKRETWNELTAEGIAEIEEHLMGLPSEIPNEDYFAKRFDSLILSLQMSLLTGAGNYSKNQSKVVEIASQLEEKRSIPMVNVQMELILELQTDDFWQDMTLPILEDVRTRIRNLAHFIDKQHQNLVYTDFEDTIGDVKEIDTVYITASELKQYRLKVESFIRKQENHLVIQKLKRNLPITSVDLQMLETLLFSSEVVGNKETFDKAFELNTPLSVFIRRLIGLDREAAKQEFARYLDEHFFNARQIEFINKIINYLTQNGVMEIDLLYQSPFTDMHHESVDGLFPEKDADTIVNIIKHINDNARLVA